ATCTAAAACAACTTTATTAGCTTTGTGccccaaacgagtgcaaataaagctagcatttggctgattcgcgttcgagaaaaatgttcccaacagtgtttaatatcttagagaattccacaattcctTCTGAgagccagaaatgaatcccgcacagcattttgataattttcttcactgaaatatttgaaatattgaaatatatgggcGACTTGCAACTTGTGTTacaattatttttatgttatgattTCTTAGAATGGCGCCCTACTAATGTAATCAACCGGAACCAAAAAGTCCTTTCCATGACACCAATGGGTATTTTCATGACACCAAAAGTAACgtaaagaacttatttagaTAACTGTCTTAAACTGTCGCTTTACTATCTAGAATACAAACAAAATCTTTCGAAACCAAATGGTCCTTTTTAGGACTACAAAATCTCAATCGGTCAAACGGGATCAAATCAGTTAATATCTATACACATTTCTTAGTCTCTGGCATTAcataatcaatttttttcaattttttgaggtTGTTTAAAATCAAATCATTATCGCGAAAAAGTCCGCCATCTTGTAATTGTAAAacttccccaaagtaacaaaaaacgaaaaagagCACGTGGCAGTTGGGTTtttcatatgtagaaagtgtttgctaaatttgaaaataattggtgaaGCAGTTTTGAAATGACGATGAacacggacttttaaaacgTGCTTTCGAGCATAatgtgtctataaaatcgatggATACAATTTATTTTCCTAGGGTTACGGGGGTTGTCTTATTCAATCATCATTCGAGAAATTGCggcatgtttgaatttacgtcaagagtAAAATTCATTTATTCTTATAGTGTAATATCTAACGACATCATTACTTCTGAGTTCTACCTAGTTGTAAAGTTGCTCAATATCATTCAACAATGGCTGCAATCAAAAAATAAAGATACCATTAGTTTTAACAAACCGTTACACAACTTTTATTGACTCATCATGATtaataacaacaacagcaaaGCGCGATTATCTTTATCGAGCTCTATCTTCGATGATTGCGCAAGCTGTAAGACAAATTATCATTCCGAAAATACGAATCCAAAGCTTCAGCTAGAAGGAAGGGAACACGGGTGAAGAAAGATTTTAAATTGAGTAGCGAGTAAATAGAGCAAATAGCTCTCGAATTCTCAAAAGGCGGTAGAAAAATCTAAACCTACCAAAAATGGTGGAAACATAATGTGGGCTGAGTTGGGACATGGGGAACATAATCTTTTAAGAGAATCGtatatattttaattacttatCGTACTTAATTTGATGTAGACATTTCCTTTGCATGACAAAGGAGCGGGTAGACACGGCGGAAACTCGAAAGTATATCATGCGGCGAGTTTACGTCGCAATTTAGTATGTTGACTCAAGTGAGCTTGAAGTGGTTTTTAATAGCTGCACTCTTCAGAACTGTACCTTTTGAGTGTGTTGGGTTCAGATTGTATTATTGTGAGGAGAAATAGGGGCGTGGTCAACTGCTTCGGTCGATGAAATCCAattagaaattaaaaatgaaacacgTGTTCTCGTGTGGTTGTATGCTACCATCTCCGACAGGCGCATAGCTCCCATGAACACTGCAGAAGTGTACTACGCTTTCCTTTCCATTTCTATGTAGGAAAATGAGATGCGGGAAATGCACAGGCAGTCAGTCGTTGGTCGGTGAGCGTTAGAGACAACAGTTTACGGTGTCCTCTCTATGATTACCGGTAGCGTGAAAATCGGTCGGATAAATTTATCGCTCTAGAAATGGTAGTGCTACAATTACACTGTTTATTCGATGGAAAATAAGTGATATTATTATGGGATGTTCGAAACTTGTTTGTCTATTATATACGAATTGTGCGTTTGAAAATAGAATAATTATCCTATTCGTTTATGAAGTGATACCATATTGCAATTAATTCGATAATATGGTTATGATGCAGTCACCAAAATCGGATTCCGGACAGCCGGAGAGCCCACCACTTTCCCAACCAAACTCGCCTTCATTATCAACTGAACCTGTGCAAATGACTCatgaaaaaatgtcaaattcaatGTTAATAAGCCTTTCGCACACTGCACATCACCCGTCGGATATTTCCCATCCGCAGGAACGATCATCGCCGTCTCCAAAGCTTGATGGAGTAGCAATGCGATATCATGAACGGCAGGCATCAGAAGGAACCAATtttgagttgaaaaacaaatattcTCTTCTCTCGAAGGAAAACTTAAGCCTAAGATCTGTGAATGGTGACCATATCATATATACTAAAAGTGACCGCGATCTTTTAGAACCGAGTGCCAAATTTTCCATAGAAAGACTAAAACAATTAGCTGAGCATAACATAACCGCCCGTCTCAGTCCATCCGATATCGACAAAGTTCCCTCTGGAAAATACTCGATAGATCATAGCATAAAATACGTGGTGAGTAATGATTCGGGAATGCAACATTCTCAATTTCCAGCAGTGCAACCGGTTCCAGTGATTCCTGCGTCGGCGGTGCTACCTAGTTTGCAGTCAATAGCACAACATTCAGTTCATGGTATGGCAGCTCACCATAATAATCAACCACAGCAAACAAATCTACAGCAACAGCATCCCTTCGCTATCAAGTATCCTCCTAGGAGTGTTTCACCAACAGATTTGGATATCGAAAGATTCAAAATCGCGCGCTCCATAAGTAATGGAAAGGAACTCTCCGATTTTGGTTTCCGAATACAGTTAGGTGGCCTGACAGCAAACTATGCAAGAAGTGATACTAGTGAAGAACTCAACGTGGATGGTAATGAGGATAGTTCGCAGGATGCAACATCGGTAAGTGGAACTGAGTAAACTTTCATTAAATT
This genomic window from Malaya genurostris strain Urasoe2022 chromosome 1, Malgen_1.1, whole genome shotgun sequence contains:
- the LOC131440732 gene encoding homeobox protein slou, encoding MVMMQSPKSDSGQPESPPLSQPNSPSLSTEPVQMTHEKMSNSMLISLSHTAHHPSDISHPQERSSPSPKLDGVAMRYHERQASEGTNFELKNKYSLLSKENLSLRSVNGDHIIYTKSDRDLLEPSAKFSIERLKQLAEHNITARLSPSDIDKVPSGKYSIDHSIKYVVSNDSGMQHSQFPAVQPVPVIPASAVLPSLQSIAQHSVHGMAAHHNNQPQQTNLQQQHPFAIKYPPRSVSPTDLDIERFKIARSISNGKELSDFGFRIQLGGLTANYARSDTSEELNVDGNEDSSQDATSGCPVDLTRSMDSSSAKSMTNSDQETTPKRLAFSVENILDPNKFNGKHNQINNNSSNINNNNTDSSQNNNSSNHSTNCSNKFWSGFDREDKIDDDQSDSRSAKDMNDIEQDELGDDTMGSDIDDHASETDSKKDGSRSGDGKSQGNSSKPRRARTAFTYEQLVSLENKFKTTRYLSVCERLNLALSLSLTETQVKIWFQNRRTKWKKQNPGMDVNSPTVPPPSGGGAFGPGSYASSLLYPHAVAYPPYGPYFHPLGAHHLGHSHS